Proteins encoded within one genomic window of Chlorobaculum sp. MV4-Y:
- a CDS encoding glycoside hydrolase family 3 protein, translating to MRFFHRPFIALFLFSLFSAGPRPAMANGVDSPKSGLLKSWSAQAVFSNRDPWIERTLRDMSIREKVGQMIVAQVDAVYKSDDDPQYQLISRLASEGKIGGIMFLKGDVQSAGLLANWFQEVSKVPLLVSADMEKGVAMRLDGATKFSPAMAISAAGDPALARRMADIVAREARAVGIHQNYAPTVDLNINPANPVINTRSFGDRIPLVNAMSAAVIDGLQSNGVAATAKHFPGHGDVTVDSHLALPVLEGDRRRLENYELKPFRAAIANGVLSVMVGHLAVPKLTGTMEPASLSRTIVTDLLRNELGFKGLIVTDALNMKALQSDGLIPGEIAVKAVQAGNDILLYPEEPELIFDAVCAAVENGEISERQIDHSVRRILQMKHWLGLDRQKLVELTRLNERVGTPENKRVAAQIAEESLTLIRDRNRNLPLRIPEKGQLVNIILNDRSGQKVGRDFADTLRTRYNVTTFRLSPESTPEFFQQATDAVLKASAVILTTGIQAWSPTMPSKLTEQQRDFVHSLPAKTKAGTPVLFISFGTPYILDAFPEIGSALCAYSENEETDAAILKALKGELVPKGTLPVSLESVRP from the coding sequence ATGCGTTTTTTTCATAGACCGTTCATAGCACTTTTTCTCTTTTCGCTCTTTTCCGCCGGACCTCGACCGGCAATGGCAAACGGCGTCGATTCGCCAAAGAGCGGCCTACTGAAATCCTGGTCTGCACAGGCTGTTTTCTCGAACCGGGACCCGTGGATCGAGCGCACGCTGCGCGACATGAGCATCCGGGAAAAGGTGGGCCAGATGATCGTGGCACAGGTTGACGCGGTCTACAAAAGCGATGACGACCCGCAATACCAACTCATTTCGCGACTTGCCTCTGAAGGAAAAATCGGTGGCATCATGTTCCTGAAAGGCGATGTTCAGAGCGCAGGCCTCTTGGCCAACTGGTTTCAGGAGGTCTCGAAAGTGCCGCTGCTGGTCAGCGCCGACATGGAGAAGGGGGTGGCGATGCGGCTGGACGGTGCGACAAAATTCTCGCCGGCCATGGCGATCTCCGCCGCTGGCGATCCGGCTCTTGCCCGCCGCATGGCCGACATCGTTGCTCGTGAAGCACGCGCCGTCGGCATCCACCAAAACTACGCGCCAACAGTCGATCTGAATATCAATCCGGCCAATCCGGTCATCAACACCCGCTCGTTCGGCGACCGCATTCCGCTGGTCAACGCCATGTCGGCGGCGGTCATCGACGGCCTGCAATCGAACGGCGTCGCAGCCACGGCGAAACATTTTCCCGGCCACGGCGATGTGACCGTGGACAGCCACCTGGCCCTTCCGGTGCTTGAAGGTGACAGACGGCGGCTCGAAAACTATGAACTCAAACCCTTCCGTGCCGCGATTGCAAATGGCGTGTTGAGCGTCATGGTTGGCCATCTGGCCGTGCCGAAGCTGACCGGCACCATGGAACCGGCGTCACTCTCCAGAACCATTGTCACCGACCTGCTTCGGAATGAGCTTGGCTTCAAAGGGTTGATCGTGACTGACGCCCTCAACATGAAGGCGCTACAGAGTGATGGTCTGATACCGGGAGAAATTGCCGTCAAGGCCGTGCAGGCAGGCAACGACATACTGCTCTATCCCGAAGAACCGGAACTGATTTTCGATGCGGTTTGCGCCGCCGTCGAAAATGGAGAAATTTCTGAACGGCAGATCGACCACTCGGTGCGAAGGATTCTCCAGATGAAACACTGGCTGGGCCTCGACCGGCAGAAACTGGTCGAGCTTACCCGGTTGAACGAGCGAGTCGGTACTCCGGAAAACAAACGGGTCGCCGCACAGATCGCCGAAGAGTCGCTCACGCTTATCAGGGATCGCAACCGGAATCTGCCGCTTCGCATTCCGGAAAAGGGACAGCTCGTCAATATCATCCTGAACGACCGATCCGGACAGAAAGTCGGCCGCGATTTCGCCGATACGCTGCGCACCCGCTACAACGTCACCACATTCCGGCTTTCGCCTGAGAGCACGCCAGAATTTTTTCAGCAGGCTACCGACGCAGTGCTCAAAGCCTCCGCGGTAATTCTGACTACCGGCATCCAGGCCTGGTCGCCAACCATGCCGTCCAAGCTTACCGAACAGCAACGCGATTTCGTCCACAGCCTCCCCGCAAAGACAAAAGCGGGCACGCCAGTGCTCTTCATCTCGTTCGGCACGCCATACATCCTTGATGCCTTTCCCGAGATTGGCTCGGCACTATGCGCCTACAGTGAAAACGAAGAGACCGACGCCGCCATCCTCAAAGCACTGAAGGGCGAGCTCGTTCCTAAAGGCACGCTTCCGGTATCGCTCGAAAGCGTGAGACCTTGA
- the bchZ gene encoding chlorophyllide a reductase subunit Z — translation MGKIIRDESTASAYWASVNTFCALEDVHVIADAPVGCYNLAGVAVMDYTDAIPYLENLTPTSLTEREISSSGSSEIVQETIEKLMGSGKQLILVSSAESEMIGSDHQNMLAMKYPSVRFFPSNSLGENEWQGRDRALAWLFGQFDDGKPAKVEPGTVSIIGPTYGCFNSPADLAEIKRLIAGAGGKVVHVYPFESKSADIAKLKNSAAIVVMYREFGSQLAEKLGRPLLYAPFGIEQTDRFIEEVGLLAGTPEEAARFIAEEKRTTLSPLWDLWRGPQSEWFPTIRFGVVASKSYANGIRRVLSDELGMQCLFSIDSSDADNAAVRDEIAKTQPQFLFGRMPDKIYLAEADAKSRFIPAGFPGPIVRRALGTPFMGHSGVVWLVQEIVNALYDTLFNFLPITRRQQAAAPAKPLKWTPEANAILDGIVKKAPFISQISFGRELKRKAENLAASRGLDTVTPDILQQLG, via the coding sequence ATGGGAAAAATCATCCGGGACGAATCGACCGCCAGCGCCTACTGGGCCTCGGTCAATACCTTCTGCGCGCTCGAAGACGTGCACGTCATCGCCGACGCGCCCGTGGGGTGCTACAACCTGGCCGGCGTCGCCGTCATGGACTACACCGACGCCATTCCCTACCTTGAAAACCTCACGCCAACCAGCCTGACCGAGCGGGAAATCTCCTCATCGGGCAGCTCTGAAATTGTGCAGGAGACCATCGAAAAGCTGATGGGTTCCGGCAAGCAGCTCATCCTCGTTTCGAGCGCGGAGAGCGAGATGATCGGCAGCGACCACCAGAACATGCTCGCCATGAAGTACCCGTCGGTGCGCTTTTTCCCGTCGAACTCGCTGGGCGAGAACGAGTGGCAGGGCCGCGACCGGGCACTTGCGTGGCTCTTCGGCCAGTTCGACGACGGCAAACCTGCGAAGGTTGAGCCGGGCACGGTGAGCATCATCGGCCCGACCTACGGCTGCTTCAACAGCCCCGCCGACCTTGCCGAAATCAAGCGGCTCATCGCTGGCGCGGGCGGCAAAGTCGTCCATGTCTATCCCTTCGAGTCGAAATCGGCGGACATCGCAAAGCTGAAAAACTCGGCGGCGATTGTGGTGATGTACCGCGAATTCGGCTCGCAGCTCGCCGAAAAGCTCGGTCGCCCTCTGCTCTACGCGCCATTCGGCATCGAACAGACCGACCGCTTCATCGAGGAGGTCGGTCTCCTCGCCGGAACGCCGGAAGAGGCGGCGCGATTCATCGCGGAGGAGAAACGCACGACGCTCAGCCCGTTGTGGGACTTGTGGCGTGGGCCGCAGTCGGAGTGGTTCCCGACCATCCGCTTCGGCGTGGTCGCCAGTAAAAGCTACGCCAACGGCATCCGGCGCGTGCTCTCGGATGAGCTTGGGATGCAGTGCCTCTTCAGCATCGATTCATCGGATGCCGACAACGCCGCCGTGCGCGATGAGATCGCGAAAACACAGCCGCAGTTCCTGTTCGGACGGATGCCCGACAAAATCTACCTCGCCGAAGCCGACGCCAAAAGCCGCTTCATCCCGGCGGGCTTCCCCGGCCCCATCGTGCGCCGCGCGCTCGGCACGCCCTTCATGGGCCACAGCGGCGTGGTCTGGCTGGTGCAGGAGATCGTCAACGCTCTGTACGATACGCTTTTCAACTTCCTGCCCATCACCCGGCGTCAGCAGGCTGCGGCGCCCGCAAAGCCGCTCAAATGGACGCCCGAAGCCAACGCCATCCTCGACGGCATCGTCAAAAAAGCCCCCTTCATCAGCCAAATTTCCTTTGGCCGGGAACTCAAACGAAAAGCCGAAAATCTGGCAGCATCTCGTGGCCTCGACACCGTCACTCCTGACATTCTGCAACAGCTTGGCTGA
- the thrS gene encoding threonine--tRNA ligase — MSEITDDRQQVIITLPDGSERSYPSGITGLEIAASIGKKLAQAALAIAIDGKPRDLATPLTGNASVSIITFDSAEGREIFWHSSSHLMAHAIEELFDGAKFGAGPAIEQGFYYDIACEHRFNEDDLRAIEAKMLEISKRDLAITREEMPREQAIEYFANERKDPYKVEILEDTLKEVPTVSVYHQGGFADLCSGPHLPSTGKVKAVLLTNISSSYWRGDSSRETMQRIYGITFPSDKLLKEHVARLEEARKRDHRKLGAELGLFMLTPEVGSGLPIWLPNGAIIRNELETFLKAEQRKRGYVPVYTPHIGNIELYKRSGHYPYYSDSQFPPLTYKDETGREEQYLLKPMNCPHHHLIYSQTLRSYRDLPIRLTEFGTVYRHEQSGELNGLVRARGFTQDDSHIYCRPDQLVDEICNAIDLTRFVFNTLGFDDVETRLSLHDPENQSKYGGTAKVWEQAEMDVKEAADRMGIKYFIGIGEASFYGPKIDFIVRDAIGRKWQLGTVQVDYVMPERFDLSYIGSDGQKHRPVVIHRAPFGSMERFIGVLIEHTAGNFPLWLAPVQAVVLPIAEDVHDYAREVYAKLHEAGIRAELDLRSEKIGKKIREAEVSKIPAMLVIGRNEQEKGEVSLRRHRKGDEGSFGVDELIAKLCEERDRRS; from the coding sequence ATGTCTGAAATAACGGATGACCGTCAACAGGTGATTATCACCTTGCCCGACGGTTCTGAAAGAAGCTATCCTTCCGGCATTACCGGCCTTGAGATCGCTGCATCCATCGGTAAAAAGCTGGCGCAGGCAGCGCTCGCCATCGCCATCGACGGCAAGCCGCGCGACCTCGCCACGCCACTCACCGGGAATGCGAGCGTTTCGATCATCACCTTCGACTCCGCCGAGGGCCGCGAGATTTTTTGGCACAGTTCGAGCCACCTGATGGCCCATGCCATCGAGGAGCTGTTCGACGGTGCGAAGTTCGGCGCAGGCCCGGCCATCGAGCAGGGATTCTATTACGACATCGCCTGCGAGCACCGCTTCAACGAGGACGACCTTCGCGCAATCGAGGCGAAAATGCTGGAGATCAGCAAACGCGATCTCGCCATCACCCGCGAGGAGATGCCGCGTGAACAGGCCATCGAATACTTCGCCAACGAGCGCAAAGACCCTTACAAGGTCGAGATTCTCGAAGACACGCTGAAGGAAGTTCCGACGGTTTCGGTCTATCATCAAGGCGGATTCGCCGACCTATGCAGCGGCCCGCACCTGCCCTCGACCGGCAAGGTCAAGGCGGTGCTGCTGACCAATATTTCCTCATCGTACTGGCGTGGCGACTCGTCGCGCGAAACGATGCAGCGCATCTACGGCATCACCTTCCCGAGTGACAAGCTGCTCAAGGAGCACGTCGCCCGGCTGGAGGAGGCCCGCAAGCGCGACCACCGCAAGCTCGGCGCGGAGCTGGGGCTGTTCATGCTGACCCCGGAGGTCGGCAGCGGCCTGCCGATCTGGCTGCCGAATGGCGCGATCATCCGCAACGAACTTGAAACCTTCCTGAAAGCCGAGCAGCGCAAGCGCGGCTACGTGCCAGTGTACACGCCGCACATCGGCAACATCGAGCTGTACAAACGTTCGGGCCACTACCCGTACTACAGCGATTCGCAGTTCCCGCCGCTCACCTACAAGGACGAGACGGGCCGCGAGGAGCAGTATCTGCTCAAGCCGATGAACTGCCCGCACCACCACCTGATCTACAGCCAGACGCTGCGCAGCTACCGCGACCTGCCGATCAGGCTGACCGAGTTCGGCACTGTCTATCGCCACGAGCAGTCCGGCGAGCTGAACGGCCTGGTGCGCGCCCGCGGCTTCACGCAGGACGACTCGCACATCTACTGCCGTCCCGACCAGCTCGTTGACGAAATCTGCAACGCCATTGACCTGACCCGCTTCGTGTTCAACACGCTTGGCTTTGACGACGTCGAAACGCGCCTGTCGCTGCACGATCCGGAGAACCAGTCGAAGTACGGCGGCACCGCCAAGGTGTGGGAGCAGGCCGAGATGGATGTGAAGGAGGCCGCCGACCGCATGGGCATCAAGTATTTCATCGGTATCGGCGAAGCGAGCTTCTACGGCCCGAAGATCGACTTCATCGTGCGCGACGCGATTGGCCGCAAGTGGCAGCTCGGCACCGTGCAGGTCGATTATGTCATGCCTGAGCGCTTCGACCTCAGCTACATCGGCAGCGACGGCCAGAAGCACCGCCCGGTGGTGATTCACCGCGCACCGTTCGGTTCGATGGAGCGTTTCATCGGCGTCCTGATCGAGCACACGGCGGGCAACTTCCCGCTCTGGCTCGCCCCCGTGCAAGCGGTCGTCTTGCCCATCGCCGAGGACGTGCACGACTACGCTCGCGAGGTCTATGCAAAACTGCACGAAGCGGGCATCCGCGCCGAACTCGACCTGCGCAGCGAAAAGATCGGCAAAAAAATCCGCGAGGCGGAAGTCTCGAAAATTCCCGCCATGCTCGTCATTGGCAGGAACGAACAGGAGAAGGGCGAGGTCTCGCTCCGCCGCCACCGCAAAGGTGACGAAGGCAGTTTTGGCGTTGACGAGCTGATCGCCAAGCTCTGTGAGGAAAGAGATCGACGATCCTGA
- the infC gene encoding translation initiation factor IF-3, whose amino-acid sequence MKKQKTSGNQKPKVSYRINEQIRVPEVRVVFPEGSMQVMKTQDARRMAEERGIDLIEVQPNAQPPVCKLENYGKLIYKMAQKDKYLKKKQKQTTLKELRFHPNTDKHDFDFKTAHLEEFLRKGNRVRATIVFLGRSIIYKDKGFELADRLTERLSTVATRDGDPKFEGKKLFVYFEPDKKKIEQFEKWRAREAAPPLPPLPPQLEDIEDDDDE is encoded by the coding sequence ATGAAAAAACAGAAAACATCCGGCAACCAGAAGCCCAAAGTTTCTTACAGGATCAACGAACAGATCCGTGTACCAGAAGTCAGGGTCGTGTTTCCCGAGGGAAGCATGCAGGTTATGAAAACCCAGGACGCTCGAAGAATGGCCGAAGAGCGCGGGATCGACCTTATCGAGGTTCAGCCGAATGCCCAGCCACCCGTTTGCAAGCTTGAAAATTACGGGAAGCTGATCTACAAGATGGCGCAGAAGGACAAGTACCTCAAGAAAAAGCAGAAGCAGACCACGCTGAAGGAGTTGCGGTTCCATCCCAACACCGACAAGCACGACTTCGACTTCAAGACCGCGCACCTCGAAGAGTTCCTCCGCAAAGGCAACCGCGTCCGCGCGACCATCGTGTTCCTCGGCCGTTCGATCATTTACAAGGACAAGGGTTTCGAACTTGCCGACCGCCTGACCGAAAGGCTCAGCACGGTAGCCACCCGCGACGGCGACCCGAAGTTCGAGGGCAAAAAGCTCTTCGTCTATTTCGAGCCCGACAAGAAAAAGATCGAGCAGTTCGAAAAATGGCGCGCCAGGGAAGCCGCGCCGCCACTGCCGCCCTTACCGCCTCAGCTCGAAGATATTGAGGACGACGATGACGAATAA
- the rpmI gene encoding 50S ribosomal protein L35: MPKMKSHRGACKRFKATASGKIKRERMNGSHNLEHKNRKRTRRLHQSTLVDATMEKQIKRMILA, from the coding sequence ATGCCTAAAATGAAATCACATCGCGGCGCCTGCAAGCGATTCAAGGCCACCGCATCCGGAAAAATCAAACGCGAGCGTATGAACGGTTCCCATAACCTGGAACACAAGAACCGCAAGCGCACCCGTCGCCTCCACCAGTCCACGCTGGTCGATGCCACCATGGAGAAGCAGATCAAGAGAATGATCCTCGCCTGA
- the rplT gene encoding 50S ribosomal protein L20, producing the protein MPKSTNSVASKARRKRILNKAKGYWGSRGNVLTVVKHAVDKAEQYAYRDRRVKKRNFRSLWIMRINAAARQNGVSYSRLMDAIHKKNIEIDRKALAEIAVKDPAAFSLIVKTALD; encoded by the coding sequence ATGCCTAAATCAACCAATTCGGTAGCTTCCAAAGCAAGAAGGAAGAGGATTCTCAATAAAGCCAAAGGATACTGGGGTTCACGCGGCAACGTTCTGACCGTCGTCAAGCACGCTGTTGACAAGGCCGAGCAGTACGCCTACCGCGACCGCCGCGTCAAGAAAAGAAACTTCCGCTCCCTGTGGATCATGCGCATCAACGCTGCCGCCCGTCAGAACGGCGTCTCCTATTCACGCCTGATGGATGCCATCCACAAAAAGAACATCGAGATCGACCGCAAGGCGCTGGCCGAAATCGCCGTGAAGGATCCGGCAGCATTCTCTCTGATCGTCAAAACGGCTCTCGATTAA
- the pheS gene encoding phenylalanine--tRNA ligase subunit alpha: METSIQQLQQEIDGYQIRNAKELEAFRLEFTVRKGKIAGLFGQLKTVDSADRPRIGQLLNALKLSAEAKAADAESLFAQNAEAEAPALDLSLPGRRSFLGSEHPVQKVLGDMKRIFTAMGFGIATGPELELDEYNFDRLNFPPNHPARDMQDTFFITRGQEEGDVLLRTHTSPVQVRVMLDEKPPIRVICPGKVYRNEAISARSYCVFHQLEGLYIDKNVSFADLKATIYSFARQMFGSDVKLRFRPSFFPFTEPSAEVDVTCYLCGGKGCRVCKKSGWLEIMGCGMVHPNVMKNCGIDPEEWTGYAFGMGVDRTALLRYKIDDIRLFFENDVRMLSQFMA; the protein is encoded by the coding sequence ATGGAGACAAGCATTCAGCAACTGCAGCAGGAGATCGACGGATACCAGATACGGAACGCAAAGGAACTCGAGGCTTTCAGGCTCGAGTTCACGGTGCGCAAGGGCAAAATCGCCGGCCTGTTCGGCCAGCTCAAAACCGTCGATTCCGCTGACAGGCCTCGCATAGGGCAGTTGCTCAACGCGCTCAAACTCTCGGCAGAAGCGAAAGCTGCCGATGCTGAAAGCCTTTTCGCGCAAAACGCGGAGGCTGAGGCGCCAGCTCTCGACCTCTCCCTGCCGGGACGCCGCTCGTTCCTCGGCTCGGAACATCCCGTGCAGAAGGTGCTGGGCGACATGAAGCGCATCTTCACCGCGATGGGATTCGGCATTGCTACCGGCCCGGAGCTTGAACTCGACGAGTACAACTTCGACCGCCTGAACTTTCCGCCGAACCACCCGGCCCGCGACATGCAGGACACCTTCTTCATCACGCGAGGCCAGGAAGAGGGAGATGTGCTGCTCCGCACGCACACCTCACCGGTACAGGTGCGGGTAATGCTCGACGAAAAACCGCCAATCCGGGTGATCTGCCCCGGCAAGGTTTACCGCAACGAGGCGATCAGCGCACGAAGCTACTGTGTCTTTCACCAGCTCGAAGGTCTGTACATCGACAAAAACGTGTCGTTCGCCGACCTGAAAGCCACCATCTACTCATTTGCACGCCAGATGTTCGGCAGCGACGTAAAGCTCCGCTTCCGCCCAAGCTTTTTCCCCTTCACCGAACCGTCGGCAGAAGTTGACGTTACCTGCTACCTCTGTGGTGGCAAGGGATGCCGAGTCTGCAAAAAGTCCGGCTGGCTCGAAATCATGGGCTGCGGCATGGTGCATCCGAACGTGATGAAAAACTGCGGCATCGATCCCGAAGAGTGGACCGGCTACGCCTTCGGCATGGGGGTCGACCGTACGGCGCTGTTGCGCTACAAGATCGACGACATCCGGCTCTTCTTCGAGAACGACGTCCGGATGCTCAGCCAGTTCATGGCGTAG
- a CDS encoding DUF6858 family protein, producing MKQILLQEKYPIYILELDKEETSCRSVDEIIAYYREKIESHPFAVLIGEFDHYGHTALLPDGQIGEGISAGKNIVFCFGKELMNPKMLAVRPRSIGVAEMSGHFVISFLEAPNPAANASMEEWTLALRNPVPA from the coding sequence ATGAAACAAATTCTTCTTCAGGAAAAATACCCCATTTATATCCTTGAACTTGACAAAGAAGAGACCAGTTGCCGCAGCGTCGATGAGATCATCGCCTACTACCGGGAGAAAATCGAATCACATCCCTTTGCCGTGCTGATAGGAGAGTTCGACCATTATGGTCATACCGCTCTTCTGCCTGATGGCCAGATCGGTGAGGGTATAAGCGCAGGGAAGAACATCGTGTTCTGTTTCGGAAAAGAGCTGATGAACCCGAAGATGCTTGCGGTTCGTCCTCGTTCCATCGGTGTGGCCGAGATGAGCGGGCATTTCGTCATCAGTTTCCTCGAAGCGCCGAATCCTGCGGCCAACGCTTCGATGGAGGAGTGGACGCTGGCGCTGAGAAACCCGGTGCCCGCCTGA
- the rplI gene encoding 50S ribosomal protein L9 — translation MKIILRKDVATLGDAGEVVTVKNGYANNYLIPQGYAIRATEGTLKALETEKKQQARKIELQRQNARELAEKLEQMTLKVSAKAGESGKLFGTVTAGDIAEALKVQGADIDRRKIHLEAPIKALGKYEADAKLFMDITAKLSIEVEAEGAAAE, via the coding sequence GTGAAAATAATTTTAAGAAAAGATGTGGCAACCCTTGGCGATGCCGGTGAAGTGGTCACCGTCAAGAACGGGTATGCCAATAACTACCTGATCCCGCAGGGATATGCCATTCGTGCTACAGAAGGCACGCTCAAGGCGCTTGAAACCGAGAAGAAACAGCAGGCTCGGAAAATCGAGCTTCAGCGCCAGAATGCACGTGAACTGGCCGAAAAGCTGGAGCAGATGACGCTGAAAGTGTCTGCCAAGGCTGGCGAGTCTGGCAAGCTGTTCGGCACCGTGACCGCTGGCGACATTGCCGAAGCGCTCAAGGTGCAGGGTGCTGATATCGACCGTCGCAAAATCCATCTCGAAGCTCCGATCAAGGCTCTCGGCAAGTACGAGGCCGATGCGAAGCTTTTCATGGATATTACGGCAAAGCTCAGCATCGAGGTTGAAGCAGAAGGCGCAGCCGCAGAGTAA
- the rpsR gene encoding 30S ribosomal protein S18, with amino-acid sequence MRQKSSPSQGSKSLSNALASKKKVSKNQVVFFDYRDERKLKRFINDQGKIIPRRITGLSAKEQSLLTHSIKWARFLAIIPYVADEYK; translated from the coding sequence ATGAGACAGAAATCATCACCGTCGCAGGGCAGCAAATCATTGAGCAATGCTCTGGCATCGAAGAAGAAAGTGTCGAAAAACCAGGTGGTTTTTTTTGACTATCGCGATGAGCGCAAACTGAAGCGCTTCATCAACGACCAGGGAAAAATCATCCCCCGCCGTATTACCGGCCTGTCGGCTAAAGAGCAGAGCCTCCTGACCCATTCGATCAAATGGGCAAGGTTTCTTGCTATCATTCCCTACGTTGCCGACGAATACAAATAA
- a CDS encoding single-stranded DNA-binding protein — MAELKMPEINSVIIAGNLTKDPVFRQTNSGGTPVVNFSIACNRRFRDSNHQWQEDVCYVGVVAWNKLAESCRDNLRKSSAVLVDGELQSRTWKAQDGTSRTVVEIKARRIQFLNKRKKNGEDDEEGFIEDDTHETHHLDDDGHMYEYKYLSSD; from the coding sequence ATGGCGGAACTGAAAATGCCTGAAATCAACAGCGTCATCATTGCCGGCAACCTTACCAAAGACCCGGTCTTCAGACAGACCAATTCAGGTGGAACGCCAGTTGTCAATTTTTCCATTGCGTGCAATCGCAGGTTCAGGGACAGCAACCACCAGTGGCAGGAAGATGTCTGCTACGTTGGTGTGGTCGCCTGGAACAAACTTGCCGAGAGCTGTCGGGACAACCTGAGAAAAAGTTCGGCAGTGCTGGTTGATGGCGAGTTGCAGAGCCGCACCTGGAAAGCTCAGGATGGAACGTCGAGAACCGTGGTTGAAATCAAGGCAAGAAGGATCCAGTTCCTCAACAAGAGAAAGAAAAACGGAGAGGATGACGAGGAGGGCTTTATCGAGGACGATACGCATGAAACCCATCATCTCGACGATGACGGGCACATGTACGAGTACAAGTACCTCTCTTCCGACTGA
- the rpsF gene encoding 30S ribosomal protein S6, whose translation MNTLKQYECTVIIDGGLQDDAIAAAMELVKKTVTDKGGVINNVLEVGRRKMAYIIRKTSIGYYAHIEFDAVPSAIAEIERVFRYEEAILRFLIIQLSSPLLEMRKRVEKYSVMLGSPEDQAEPEAEAAAKN comes from the coding sequence ATGAATACACTGAAACAGTATGAATGCACCGTCATCATTGACGGCGGCCTTCAGGATGATGCCATTGCCGCAGCCATGGAGCTGGTCAAAAAGACAGTTACCGACAAAGGCGGCGTGATCAACAATGTCCTGGAAGTCGGAAGAAGGAAAATGGCCTACATCATCCGCAAGACCTCCATTGGTTACTACGCACACATCGAGTTCGATGCCGTGCCGTCGGCCATCGCCGAGATCGAGCGCGTGTTCCGCTATGAAGAGGCTATCCTGCGGTTCCTTATCATCCAGCTGAGCTCTCCGCTGCTCGAAATGCGCAAGCGCGTCGAGAAATACAGCGTCATGCTTGGTAGCCCTGAAGACCAGGCTGAACCTGAAGCTGAGGCTGCCGCCAAGAACTGA
- a CDS encoding exodeoxyribonuclease III yields the protein MKIATWNINGIRARQEALAVWLESRKPDIAVLEEVKAREEEIPESIASIEGYRKFWNGSSFKKGYSGVGLLVRDGSLDEFTCEVPPFDIENRTLVLHAPQFTLIGTYVPRGDGAEHYAVKLRYLADLKAFIAGLLAEGREIILLGDINVALRDIDVHRSQNKPGATGLRTEERAAIGAHLELGLHDIVRELNPDRKDLFTWWPNWKFARERNLGWRIDCIYLTPALAGKVSGVSVDLDEKSSDHAPVSVELSL from the coding sequence ATGAAGATCGCCACGTGGAATATCAACGGCATCCGCGCCCGGCAGGAGGCGCTCGCCGTATGGCTCGAAAGCCGCAAGCCAGATATCGCGGTGCTCGAAGAGGTGAAGGCGCGCGAGGAGGAGATTCCCGAAAGCATCGCTTCGATCGAGGGGTACCGGAAATTCTGGAACGGCTCGTCGTTCAAAAAGGGGTACAGCGGCGTCGGCCTGCTTGTCCGCGATGGCAGCCTCGACGAGTTTACTTGCGAGGTGCCGCCGTTCGACATCGAGAACCGAACGCTTGTGCTGCACGCGCCACAATTCACCCTCATCGGCACCTACGTGCCGCGTGGCGACGGAGCGGAGCACTACGCCGTAAAACTGCGTTATCTCGCTGATCTGAAAGCCTTTATCGCTGGACTCCTGGCTGAAGGACGCGAGATCATTCTCCTTGGCGACATCAACGTGGCGCTTCGCGATATCGACGTGCATCGCTCGCAGAACAAGCCCGGCGCGACGGGGCTTCGTACCGAAGAGCGGGCGGCCATCGGGGCGCATCTCGAACTCGGGCTGCACGACATCGTCCGCGAGCTGAATCCCGACAGGAAAGACCTGTTTACCTGGTGGCCCAACTGGAAATTCGCCCGCGAGCGCAACCTCGGCTGGCGCATCGATTGCATCTATCTTACTCCCGCTCTGGCCGGAAAAGTCTCCGGGGTTTCGGTCGATCTCGACGAGAAAAGCTCCGACCACGCGCCGGTATCGGTCGAACTCTCTTTGTGA